GTTTGCAAAATCTGAATTTTCTCAATTACCGGGGAGTGAAGCGGCCAGGTCATTTCCACGCCAACATCATTGATGCTGATTCTCCTGACCGTAAAAGTGCCATTTAGGGTTTTTTGGCCGTGCTTAACCGCAATGATAATGCCTTCAAAATAAGTGGTTCGCCATTTATCTTTTTCCTTAACTTTATACCAAACTTTAACTTTCATGCCCGATTTGAGTTCGGGCAGGTTGGTTTTGGCTAATTTTTTATGAATGGCTAAGATTTTCGTGCTGGTCATAATTTTTAGTAAAAACATAATATCATAAAATCACTCCAGGCGCAATCTGACTTTTTTATTTTAAAGTTAGGAGAAAATCGCTTAGATCTTTTGCTAGTGGCGCTTCAAAAAAATAATTAGTTTTATCAAGCTCAAACTCCAAAGATTTGGCATGCAAAAATACTCGGTTCAACTGGAGCCGATAACCTCTCGCTGTTTTGCCGCCGTATAGATAGTCGCTGATAATCGGGTGGCCGATCGCCGCCAAATGAACTCTAAGCTGATGAGTTCGGCCGGTTTTTGGTTTTAATTCAAGCAAAGAAAATATCTGATTCTGCTGATTTTTGTAAGTTTTTAAAACTTTCCATTCAGTTTTAGCTTCAGATAATTTTTGCCCTGGTCTTATTTTTGCGGTTCTTTTAGTCGAGACAGGGGATTTGGCGATCTTCAAATTTATTTCTCCTTTTTCTTTTGGCATTCTACCCAACACTAGAGTTAAATAGGTTTTCTCGACTTGTCGGGTTTGAAATAATTTTTTAAGCTTTTCAAAAGTTAGCTGATTTTTAGCAATAATCATTATTCCTGAAGTTTCTTTATCCAAACGATGGACAATCCCGGGCCGGATTTCCGGCTGATCGCCAACAGTTTTTATCCCCGGATATTTTTCAATCAACCAATCAATTAGAGTGTAAGATTTTAGATTTGAGATTTTGGATTTTTGAATATTTTTGGATTTTGATATTTGTTTGTTATTTGAAGTTTGATGCCCGGAGTTTCCTTCTGGTGTCGGATGAACCAGAAGGTTGGCCGGTTTGTCAATCACCAAAAAATCATTGCTTTCAAAAATAATTTCGATTTCTCTTTGATTTTTGTTCATTTTTATGGTATAATATAAATATAAGGGAGTTTTCAGCTTCCTTATTTTTGTTTATTGATATATTATTTTATCATTAATATCTATGTTGGATAAAGAAGATAAAGAAAAGAAAAAGTTTTCAGTTTCAGCGATTGCAGAGATGTTGTCTAATACGGTTCGGTTGTTGAAGATCGTTTGGCCTGAAAAAAAGTGGCTTTTTATCGGTTATGGAGCTGTTTCTTTTGTGTTGGCGCTTTTGCCGATTTCCAATGCCGGGGCTTACGGTTTGCTTATTAATGAACTGGTTCATTCAGTTGGAACAGGGGCCCTAACTGGTTCGTTGGTTTTTTGGCTGGCAGGGCTTTTGTTTTTGTATTTATTGAGATCTGTTCTTAATGATATTGATTGGTATCTTAATAAGCTTGTTTGGCTTTATCTAGAAGAGAAATCTCAATTTCTGGTTTTGGAAAAATTGGGCCATTTAGATGTGGCCAGTTTTGAAGATCCAAAGCAAAAAGATTTATTACAAAAAGTCTCTGAAAGCGGTACTTGGAGGATGCAGAGTTTTGCTGAACACAATTTTTATGCTTTGCAAAGAATTGTTGAGATTATTACTGCCGCAGTGGCGCTTTCATTTGCCAATTGGTGGATGTTTGTAATTATTGTTATTGGCATTATCCCTCAACTTGCTGTTGAGACTAGGTACGGGAAAACTATCTGGAGTATTCACGACGATAAGGCTGAAACAAAGCGGAAATTTTGGCATCTTGAATGGAAGTTTAAAAATGTTTCTTCGGCAATTGAGTTAAAAGTTTTTCAAAACATAAAATATCTTTTAGATTTGATTAGAAGGTTGTTTACCGAATTTCATCAGGAGCAGTATAAAAGTGATAAAAAACGGCTAAAAGAAGCGGTTTTTGCTGGGCTGCTCAAGCAGGTAAGTTTTGCTTCAATTTATGTTTATTTTGTTTATCAAGTTGTTTTCAGCGGTTTAGAGATAGGCACCTTTACATTTTTTATTGGCGCGGTAGGGACATTTTCCGGAGCCTTGACTGGTTTTTTCTGGATGCTGGGCAGGCATTATCAGGATAATCTTTTTGTCAGCGATGTCTTTAAATTCTTAGATATACCTGAAAATCTCAAAAAGCCAGAAAGAGGAATTGTTTTAAACCGAAAGAAAGCTCCAAAAATTGAGTTTGAAAATGTTTCTTTTATTTATCCCGGCACAGAAAACGAAGTCTTAAAAGATTTTTCTTTGGTAATAGAATCAGGGGAGAAGATTGCTTTTGTTGGGGCAAATGGCGCCGGGAAAACAACAATTATAAAACTTTTGTGCCGCTTTTATGATCCAACCAAAGGCAGAATTTTAATTGACGGGGTAGATTTAAAAAAGATTGATCTGGTCAGTTGGTATTCAATGCTTGGCGTTTTGTTTCAGGACTATTCTAACTATCATCTTGTGGCCAAAGAATCTATCGGGATAGGAAGAACTGATCTGGAGTTTTCATTGGAAAAAGCAAGAAAATCTGCCCAGAAAAGCGGTGCCCATAGTTTTATCTCTGAATGGGAAAAACAATATGAGCAACAGGTCGGCAAAGAGTTTGCCGGCGGAGTCGAGCCGTCAATCGGCCAATGGCAAAAATTGGCTTTGGCGCGGACTTTTTATCGCGATCCGGAAATTTATATCTTAGATGAACCGACGGCGTCAATCGACGCCGAGGCAGAAGCAAAGATATTCGAAAAATTAGAGAAACTGTCTAAAACAAAGACCGTGATGTTGATCTCTCATCGTTTTTCCACAGTGCGCCATGCCCAAAGAATCGCCGTAATTGAGAACGGGGAGATTACTGAATTAGGGAGCCATGAAGAATTATTAAAAAACAATAAAACTTATGCCCGATTGTTTAAGCTTCAGGCAAAAGGGTATCAATAATTTAGCAGGCGGCGCTGTGCGCCGCCTGCTAAATTATGCCCCAAACAAATGATGCGCGCGCTCCGACTCGGGCAGAAGGCCTTTTCAATCTGCCCCCGTAGATTTTTCTGGTGCGCGATGTAGGGATTGGACCTACGACCTCTTCGATGTCAACGAAGCGCTCTGCCACTGAGCTAATCGCGCTTAGAGTTTATTTTAGATTATTTGCTCGTTTTTGGCAATAATTTGTTAAGATTAATCTTGGATGAGAAAGATTTTCCTAATTCTTTTTGTTTTTAGCTTGCTGTTTGGCTTGAGTTTGATTTTGGGAATAAAAATCGGCAATCAGCCAGATGAGCTTATTGATTTCGAATCGCCATTGATTTTTCAATCCGAACCGAAACCAATCAGGGTTGTTTTTGTCGGTGATATTATGCTTTCTCGGGCAGTGGATAGATTAATGAAAAAAAATAATAACTATCAATTTCCGTTTTTAAGATCAGCCGAGTTTTTTCAAACCGCGGACATTGTTTTTGGTAATTTAGAGGGGCCGATTTCTGACCAAGGAGAAAATCTTGGTAGTATTTATTCTTTTCGGGCTGATCCCCGGGTGATTGAGGGACTGAAGCTGGCGAATTTTAATGTTCTCTCTCTGGCTAATAATCATATCTTGGACTGGGGCAGGAGAGCGCTGGTTCAAACAATTGAGCTTTTGAAGCAGAATAATATTTATTCTGTCG
This genomic window from Patescibacteria group bacterium contains:
- the rplS gene encoding 50S ribosomal protein L19 — encoded protein: MTSTKILAIHKKLAKTNLPELKSGMKVKVWYKVKEKDKWRTTYFEGIIIAVKHGQKTLNGTFTVRRISINDVGVEMTWPLHSPVIEKIQILQTSKTRRAKLYYIRERSRKQIKAKLKTAVTQKTAEQPKEQEASNQTQEQEK
- a CDS encoding RluA family pseudouridine synthase, coding for MNKNQREIEIIFESNDFLVIDKPANLLVHPTPEGNSGHQTSNNKQISKSKNIQKSKISNLKSYTLIDWLIEKYPGIKTVGDQPEIRPGIVHRLDKETSGIMIIAKNQLTFEKLKKLFQTRQVEKTYLTLVLGRMPKEKGEINLKIAKSPVSTKRTAKIRPGQKLSEAKTEWKVLKTYKNQQNQIFSLLELKPKTGRTHQLRVHLAAIGHPIISDYLYGGKTARGYRLQLNRVFLHAKSLEFELDKTNYFFEAPLAKDLSDFLLTLK
- a CDS encoding ABC transporter ATP-binding protein, with product MLDKEDKEKKKFSVSAIAEMLSNTVRLLKIVWPEKKWLFIGYGAVSFVLALLPISNAGAYGLLINELVHSVGTGALTGSLVFWLAGLLFLYLLRSVLNDIDWYLNKLVWLYLEEKSQFLVLEKLGHLDVASFEDPKQKDLLQKVSESGTWRMQSFAEHNFYALQRIVEIITAAVALSFANWWMFVIIVIGIIPQLAVETRYGKTIWSIHDDKAETKRKFWHLEWKFKNVSSAIELKVFQNIKYLLDLIRRLFTEFHQEQYKSDKKRLKEAVFAGLLKQVSFASIYVYFVYQVVFSGLEIGTFTFFIGAVGTFSGALTGFFWMLGRHYQDNLFVSDVFKFLDIPENLKKPERGIVLNRKKAPKIEFENVSFIYPGTENEVLKDFSLVIESGEKIAFVGANGAGKTTIIKLLCRFYDPTKGRILIDGVDLKKIDLVSWYSMLGVLFQDYSNYHLVAKESIGIGRTDLEFSLEKARKSAQKSGAHSFISEWEKQYEQQVGKEFAGGVEPSIGQWQKLALARTFYRDPEIYILDEPTASIDAEAEAKIFEKLEKLSKTKTVMLISHRFSTVRHAQRIAVIENGEITELGSHEELLKNNKTYARLFKLQAKGYQ